A genomic segment from Roseibium algicola encodes:
- a CDS encoding BA14K family protein: MSDLNLAKRERGSLARKRFRICLAAVAMCLAGAVAGLTGTSPARADGIYFNGVGIGFGFGNRGYRGGAFYAPYGLYGPPYRPYGAPYYYHPYDMRAYPYRSRVYVNPPRYRGQPQRVPYTKTGLAPFTPQWTAYCARKFKSFNPDTGMYLAHSGKYRFCR; encoded by the coding sequence ATGTCTGACCTGAACCTGGCGAAACGCGAAAGGGGCTCTCTTGCCCGCAAGCGGTTTCGGATCTGTCTTGCCGCTGTCGCCATGTGTCTGGCCGGGGCAGTCGCCGGCTTGACTGGCACATCGCCCGCACGTGCCGACGGGATCTATTTCAATGGTGTCGGTATCGGCTTCGGTTTCGGCAATCGTGGCTATCGCGGCGGTGCCTTCTACGCACCTTATGGTCTTTACGGCCCGCCTTACCGTCCCTATGGCGCACCTTACTATTACCACCCTTACGACATGCGGGCCTATCCTTACCGGTCGCGGGTCTATGTGAACCCGCCGCGCTATCGTGGACAACCGCAGCGTGTCCCCTATACCAAGACTGGACTGGCTCCTTTTACCCCTCAGTGGACGGCCTATTGCGCGCGGAAATTCAAGTCTTTCAACCCTGATACGGGCATGTATCTGGCTCATAGTGGAAAATATCGATTTTGCCGCTAG
- a CDS encoding ABC-F family ATP-binding cassette domain-containing protein: MAPPLLILRDVHLTFGGTPLLTGAELSVSEGERMCLVGRNGSGKSTLLKIAAGMVEMDKGERFFQPGRTVRYLPQDPDLSAYASTLEYVNEGLTEGDDPYRGAYLLEVLGLSGTEDPKSLSGGEARRAALARTLAPEPDILLLDEPTNHLDLPAIEWLEQELKSLKSALVLISHDRRFLENLSRATVWIDRGVARRLDKGFAHFEAWRDEVFEQEEVDQQKLAQKIKREEHWMTYGVTARRKRNMRRVRELADLRKQKREHRGPQGTAKLAATDAEVSGKLVIEAKGISKTYGDRAIVKDFSTRIQRGDRIGFVGPNGAGKTTLLKMLTGELAPDTGTTRLGTNLEMVTLDQKRENLNLNDTLSSVLTGGRGDTVVIGDETKHVMSYMKDFLFSPEQARTPVGVLSGGERARAMLARALANKSNLMVLDEPTNDLDLETLDLLQELLADYPGTALIVSHDRDFLDRVATSVIVSEGDGLWREYAGGYTDMLAQRGEGVTARKADKAAPVKKEKPSAPEASPQKPQAKSKLSFTQQHLLKTLPDTIEKLEARLETLQAEMNDPQLYVKNPDKFAKISQQITDLTNEKDAAEEQWLELEMLNEAG, translated from the coding sequence ATGGCTCCACCGCTGCTGATACTTCGCGACGTTCATCTGACCTTTGGCGGCACGCCACTTCTTACCGGTGCCGAGCTTTCCGTTTCCGAAGGTGAGCGCATGTGCCTTGTCGGCCGCAACGGCTCCGGCAAGTCGACCCTTTTGAAGATTGCTGCCGGCATGGTGGAGATGGACAAGGGCGAACGCTTTTTCCAGCCCGGCCGCACGGTGCGCTATCTCCCGCAGGATCCGGACCTTTCCGCCTATGCCTCCACGCTGGAGTATGTCAACGAAGGCCTGACCGAGGGCGACGATCCCTATCGCGGCGCTTATCTTCTGGAAGTCCTGGGCCTTAGCGGCACGGAAGACCCGAAGTCCCTTTCCGGCGGCGAAGCCCGCCGAGCTGCCCTCGCCCGGACGCTCGCCCCCGAGCCGGATATTCTGCTGCTCGACGAGCCAACCAACCACCTGGACCTTCCCGCCATCGAATGGCTGGAACAGGAGCTCAAGAGCCTGAAGTCCGCCCTGGTGCTGATTTCCCACGACCGCCGCTTCCTGGAAAACCTGTCGCGCGCCACTGTCTGGATCGACCGCGGTGTCGCCCGCCGGCTCGACAAGGGCTTTGCCCACTTCGAAGCCTGGCGCGACGAGGTGTTCGAGCAGGAAGAGGTCGACCAGCAGAAACTGGCGCAGAAGATCAAGCGCGAAGAGCACTGGATGACCTACGGTGTCACCGCCAGGCGCAAGCGCAATATGCGGCGCGTGCGCGAGCTTGCCGACCTTCGCAAACAGAAGCGGGAACATCGCGGGCCTCAAGGCACCGCCAAGCTTGCTGCCACGGATGCCGAAGTTTCGGGCAAGCTGGTGATCGAAGCCAAAGGCATTTCCAAGACCTATGGCGACCGTGCCATCGTCAAGGACTTCTCGACCCGCATCCAGCGCGGTGACAGGATCGGTTTTGTCGGCCCGAACGGCGCCGGCAAGACGACGCTTCTGAAGATGCTGACCGGCGAACTGGCACCGGACACGGGCACGACACGGCTCGGCACCAACCTGGAAATGGTCACGCTCGACCAGAAGCGCGAGAACCTGAACCTCAACGACACGCTGTCCTCGGTCCTGACCGGCGGGCGCGGCGATACGGTGGTGATCGGCGACGAGACCAAGCATGTCATGTCCTACATGAAGGACTTCCTGTTCTCGCCGGAACAGGCCCGTACGCCGGTGGGGGTGCTGTCGGGCGGTGAACGCGCCCGCGCCATGCTCGCCCGGGCACTGGCCAACAAGTCGAACCTGATGGTGCTCGACGAACCGACCAACGACCTCGACCTTGAAACGCTTGACCTGCTGCAGGAACTGCTGGCCGACTATCCCGGCACGGCCCTGATCGTCTCGCACGACCGCGATTTTCTCGACCGGGTGGCAACCTCCGTGATCGTCTCGGAGGGCGACGGCCTGTGGCGTGAATATGCCGGTGGCTACACCGACATGCTGGCACAGCGCGGCGAAGGCGTGACCGCCCGCAAAGCCGACAAGGCAGCGCCCGTGAAGAAGGAAAAGCCTTCCGCTCCAGAGGCTTCGCCGCAAAAGCCTCAGGCAAAATCAAAACTGAGCTTCACCCAGCAGCATCTTCTGAAAACCCTGCCGGACACGATCGAGAAACTTGAAGCACGTCTCGAAACGCTTCAGGCGGAAATGAACGACCCGCAGCTCTACGTGAAGAACCCTGACAAATTTGCCAAGATATCCCAGCAAATAACTGATCTCACGAATGAAAAGGATGCTGCGGAAGAGCAGTGGCTGGAGCTGGAAATGCTGAACGAGGCGGGTTAG
- a CDS encoding FAD-binding oxidoreductase, translating to MHKATILKIDQVTHDVKRFRLVEPEGFDFKVGDATEIALDEDGWRDETRPFTMTSLPEERTLEFTIKGYPDHDGVTERLHKLKEGDHVLIADPFKTFRYDEPGVFIAGGAGITPFLAIFRDLEKKGKLNGNQLIFANKTSEDIIYRKELEAMDGLKIDHVLSDEDTAGSHHGMIDADMIKEFVPDLDRRFYLCGPPPMMEAVQEVLEELGVKADSVEFSD from the coding sequence ATGCACAAGGCGACCATTCTCAAGATCGACCAGGTCACTCACGATGTGAAACGCTTCCGTCTTGTCGAGCCTGAAGGGTTCGACTTCAAGGTCGGTGACGCGACAGAGATTGCGCTCGATGAAGACGGATGGCGGGACGAGACTCGCCCCTTCACGATGACGTCCTTGCCCGAAGAGCGAACTCTCGAATTCACCATCAAGGGATACCCCGATCATGACGGGGTTACGGAGCGCCTTCACAAGCTGAAGGAGGGCGACCACGTGCTGATCGCCGATCCGTTCAAGACCTTCCGCTATGACGAGCCGGGCGTGTTCATTGCCGGCGGCGCCGGCATCACGCCGTTCCTTGCGATATTCCGAGACCTGGAGAAGAAGGGAAAGCTGAACGGCAACCAGCTGATCTTTGCCAACAAGACCTCGGAGGACATTATCTACCGCAAGGAACTTGAGGCTATGGACGGCCTGAAGATCGATCACGTTCTGTCAGACGAAGACACGGCCGGCAGCCACCACGGCATGATCGACGCGGACATGATCAAGGAATTCGTGCCTGATCTTGACCGCCGCTTCTACCTTTGCGGACCGCCGCCCATGATGGAGGCGGTTCAGGAAGTGCTCGAGGAACTTGGCGTCAAGGCGGACTCCGTGGAATTCAGCGACTAA
- a CDS encoding GNAT family N-acetyltransferase — protein sequence MTLPVTETGPLQVQPFTPEAPVDLMSADEVRRSLPALGQLLKACVEDGAGIGFLLPMPQDEAEAFWASKLPAIESGEAFLLAARQGADIAGVVMLVKAGADNQPHRADVAKLMVHPEHRRKGLARKLMSAIDGLARSENRWMLVLDTVTGDRAEKLYPTCGYQKVGVIPDYAYNSHGHLDATTVFFKDLR from the coding sequence ATGACACTTCCCGTTACCGAGACCGGACCTCTGCAAGTCCAGCCGTTCACGCCTGAAGCACCCGTCGATCTGATGTCCGCAGATGAGGTGCGCAGGTCGCTTCCCGCCCTGGGGCAGCTTCTGAAAGCATGTGTCGAAGATGGTGCCGGGATCGGCTTCCTGTTGCCGATGCCACAGGACGAGGCGGAAGCCTTCTGGGCGAGCAAGCTGCCCGCCATCGAAAGTGGCGAGGCTTTTCTGCTTGCCGCGCGTCAAGGGGCGGACATTGCGGGCGTGGTGATGCTTGTGAAGGCAGGAGCCGACAACCAGCCCCATCGGGCGGATGTCGCCAAGCTGATGGTTCATCCGGAACATCGGCGCAAGGGACTTGCCAGAAAGCTCATGTCGGCCATCGATGGCCTTGCCCGTTCCGAGAACCGCTGGATGCTGGTGCTGGATACGGTCACCGGAGATCGGGCGGAAAAGCTCTACCCGACCTGCGGATACCAGAAGGTCGGCGTCATTCCGGACTACGCCTATAACAGCCACGGCCATCTGGACGCGACAACCGTGTTCTTCAAGGATTTACGGTGA
- a CDS encoding helix-turn-helix domain-containing protein, giving the protein MSNLDHDLARRLTELRRARNWPLEDLAERTGISRATLSRIERGDTSPTASVLGKLAAAFGLSMAELFGAASATIERLVPRDAQAVWTDPETGYVRRTLTPAASGYRGAMIEGCIPPGATVAYAAPPVPDLEHQLVLLEGSLRMIIGPDAYDLEPGDALRFRLNAPNSYHASGTVPARYFLTVITP; this is encoded by the coding sequence ATGTCGAACCTTGATCACGATCTTGCCCGGCGGCTGACCGAGCTGCGACGGGCCAGAAACTGGCCACTGGAAGATCTGGCCGAACGCACCGGTATCAGCCGGGCCACCCTTTCGCGGATCGAGCGCGGCGATACCAGCCCGACCGCAAGCGTTCTCGGAAAACTTGCCGCGGCATTCGGCCTCTCAATGGCCGAACTATTCGGAGCGGCCTCCGCTACGATCGAGCGCCTTGTTCCTCGGGACGCGCAGGCCGTCTGGACGGACCCGGAGACAGGTTATGTCCGCCGCACATTAACGCCGGCAGCAAGCGGGTATCGCGGGGCCATGATCGAAGGTTGCATTCCCCCGGGTGCCACCGTTGCCTATGCCGCTCCGCCGGTTCCGGATCTGGAGCATCAACTTGTGCTTCTGGAGGGGAGCCTGCGGATGATCATCGGCCCGGATGCCTACGACCTGGAGCCTGGTGATGCCCTGCGGTTCCGTCTCAACGCCCCCAACAGTTACCACGCGTCTGGAACGGTTCCGGCACGCTATTTCCTGACGGTGATCACGCCATGA
- the fabF gene encoding beta-ketoacyl-ACP synthase II, producing MRRVVVTGLGIVSPLGTGVDAFWNRVKDGSNGIRQITHFDAGELACQIAGEVPSKAEDEHGFDVDAVMDPREQRRSDRFIHFAMGAVQEALAHAGWEPKSDRDKERTGTIIATGVGGFPAMTAGTRLVDEKGPRRASPFLVPSFLANLAAGQVSIRHGLKGPIGAPVTACAASLQALGDAARIIRSGEADVMVAGGSEACIDKVSYAGFCAAKAMSSKRNGDPAHASRPFDQDRDGFIMGEGAGILILEDHDHATARGATILAELAGYGTSADAYHVTASSPDGEGGLRAMRQALSTANLSPGEIGYVNAHSTSTPVGDAAEIAALTTLFENRGKDLAVSSSKSMFGHLLGAAGAVEAIACVKALMSGLLPPSRNLEAADEAMSRFEMIPGKAIARDVNHILTNGFGFGGVNASAVFSKV from the coding sequence ATGCGACGTGTGGTCGTGACGGGACTGGGGATCGTTTCCCCGCTGGGCACCGGGGTAGATGCCTTCTGGAACCGGGTGAAAGACGGGAGCAACGGCATCCGCCAGATCACCCACTTCGATGCAGGTGAGCTGGCTTGCCAGATTGCAGGCGAGGTACCTTCCAAAGCAGAAGACGAGCATGGCTTTGATGTCGATGCAGTGATGGATCCGCGCGAACAGCGCCGCTCTGACCGGTTCATCCATTTTGCCATGGGGGCAGTTCAGGAAGCGCTGGCCCATGCGGGTTGGGAGCCGAAGTCCGACAGGGACAAGGAACGCACAGGCACGATCATCGCGACCGGGGTTGGCGGGTTTCCGGCCATGACCGCCGGTACGCGGCTGGTGGACGAAAAAGGCCCCCGCCGGGCGTCGCCTTTTCTGGTGCCGTCGTTCCTGGCCAACCTGGCTGCCGGGCAGGTCTCCATCCGGCATGGCCTCAAGGGGCCGATTGGCGCGCCGGTGACTGCCTGTGCCGCCAGCCTTCAGGCCCTTGGCGATGCCGCCCGTATTATCCGTTCGGGAGAAGCCGACGTGATGGTGGCAGGCGGGTCAGAAGCCTGTATCGACAAGGTTTCCTACGCCGGGTTCTGTGCCGCGAAGGCCATGTCCTCCAAACGCAATGGCGATCCGGCACATGCGTCCCGGCCATTTGACCAGGACCGTGACGGCTTCATCATGGGCGAAGGCGCTGGCATCCTGATCCTTGAAGACCATGACCATGCCACCGCCCGCGGTGCGACGATCCTGGCCGAGTTGGCCGGTTACGGCACCAGTGCCGACGCCTATCACGTTACCGCGTCTTCGCCGGACGGTGAGGGCGGTCTGCGGGCAATGCGGCAGGCCTTGTCGACGGCCAATCTCTCGCCCGGTGAAATCGGTTACGTCAATGCGCACTCCACATCGACGCCCGTCGGCGATGCTGCCGAAATTGCTGCATTGACAACACTTTTCGAAAACCGTGGCAAGGACCTTGCGGTGTCGTCGTCAAAGTCGATGTTCGGCCACCTGCTGGGGGCCGCGGGAGCCGTGGAGGCAATCGCCTGCGTCAAGGCCCTGATGAGCGGTCTGCTGCCGCCTTCCCGTAATCTGGAAGCGGCCGACGAGGCCATGAGCCGGTTCGAAATGATCCCCGGCAAGGCCATTGCTCGTGACGTCAACCACATCCTCACCAATGGCTTTGGTTTCGGCGGTGTGAACGCCAGCGCGGTGTTCTCGAAGGTGTGA
- a CDS encoding MarR family winged helix-turn-helix transcriptional regulator: MEEDDFSLCVLDNARKAARAVSRHYDKLARRVGMTAGQFSVLVSIRKYEGVTTAALAKRLSMERTTLVRNVALLERKGLVASQPVRDGRSKQYRLTPKGAELLDTAVPLWRQAQADVKGHLGSDEFLRAIDTLKRLSEL; encoded by the coding sequence ATGGAAGAAGACGATTTCTCGCTCTGCGTTCTCGACAACGCGCGCAAGGCCGCACGTGCCGTCAGCCGGCACTATGACAAGCTGGCGCGGCGGGTTGGCATGACGGCCGGACAGTTCTCCGTGCTTGTCTCGATCCGCAAATACGAAGGCGTGACGACGGCAGCACTGGCCAAGCGGCTGTCCATGGAACGAACGACGCTGGTGCGCAATGTCGCTCTTCTGGAGCGCAAGGGGCTGGTCGCATCGCAACCCGTCCGGGACGGCCGCAGCAAACAGTATCGGCTGACCCCGAAGGGCGCGGAGCTTCTTGATACTGCCGTCCCGTTGTGGCGGCAGGCCCAGGCAGACGTGAAGGGACATCTCGGAAGCGATGAATTTCTGCGTGCCATCGACACCCTGAAACGGCTCTCGGAGCTATAG
- a CDS encoding HdeD family acid-resistance protein, whose amino-acid sequence MTDAVQAVENMRRKIQDNWGWFLALGIALVIGGIILIAAPLATSIAVTILIAAVLFVGGLVQIYNSFKTHGTASFLWNLITGIIAVIGGIVIYVNPLAGTIALTLVIAAIFVAQGISQILLAFKLKPHDGWVWVLIAGLVSLVAGAMIWLELPSSAAWALGLLAGISVLINGWSYIAIALAAKASKN is encoded by the coding sequence ATGACAGATGCTGTTCAGGCCGTAGAGAATATGAGAAGAAAGATCCAGGACAACTGGGGCTGGTTTCTGGCGCTCGGCATTGCGCTGGTCATAGGTGGCATCATCCTGATCGCTGCTCCCCTGGCAACGTCGATTGCCGTGACGATCCTGATCGCGGCTGTGCTATTCGTCGGCGGCCTGGTTCAGATCTACAATTCCTTCAAGACCCATGGTACCGCCAGTTTCCTCTGGAACCTGATCACCGGCATTATCGCCGTCATCGGCGGGATCGTGATTTATGTGAACCCGCTCGCGGGAACCATCGCACTGACACTGGTGATTGCCGCCATCTTCGTGGCGCAGGGCATCAGCCAGATCCTGCTGGCCTTCAAACTGAAGCCGCATGACGGCTGGGTCTGGGTGCTGATCGCAGGGCTTGTGTCCCTGGTGGCCGGTGCCATGATCTGGCTGGAGCTGCCGAGTTCGGCCGCCTGGGCGCTTGGCCTACTGGCCGGTATTTCGGTGCTGATCAACGGCTGGAGCTACATCGCCATTGCGCTTGCAGCCAAGGCATCCAAGAACTGA